The following proteins are co-located in the Deinococcus metallilatus genome:
- a CDS encoding Ig-like domain-containing protein, whose amino-acid sequence MAQGTGGSAQRRGGRGAILLLTLGLGLVGCSQTGSVPTAPEALQLEAEAGSIEAGVTPQAVANPRSGGRIISDPAASGGKAVILLGTNDNVRFVVPGSVKAGRYAVSVEGRGEEFRGWPVVDLNDAKQRRLAVATLDSATYVTRKFGDFDLKPGQVFNLSFINDLYEGPDRDRNAIVDYLVIEPVQSPPPVNQAPTVTLQPIDNGILLPDVYGHASHLADNNIILKADASDPDGQVAKVEFYFGASKIGEDTTAPYTFVYPRNRYSDDTFRGPFTARAVDDQGAATTSAEQSAVFSNADSSNALLSGPVLRAINFGGPSVQTQRYDVRFGGVNFAAGDTSGITTNGTPTSVPGSALAPAAEPNREALVRTALSRPGGLEVGVPVPQASYSVFLWVRAEDATPYDIQMEGQTVARFEPGAAGQWKRLGPIGVSVSDGVLNVASTGTATANFSAIEIYRRPQAGDTAPTVTFTSPPADSSITPVPASQPLTLSVDASDPEGIAKVEFFARPYMYGPVQKIGEATSAPYRVVWQNTPTGGLYSVFAVATDNTGVNSSTEARVSFSSP is encoded by the coding sequence ATGGCACAGGGAACAGGGGGGAGCGCGCAGCGGCGCGGCGGACGGGGGGCCATCCTGCTGCTGACGCTGGGCCTGGGGCTGGTCGGCTGTAGTCAGACGGGGTCGGTTCCCACGGCCCCGGAGGCGCTCCAGCTCGAAGCCGAGGCGGGGAGCATCGAGGCTGGCGTGACGCCCCAGGCGGTCGCCAACCCCCGCTCGGGGGGACGGATCATCAGCGACCCCGCAGCCAGCGGCGGCAAGGCCGTCATTCTCCTCGGCACCAACGACAACGTGCGCTTCGTCGTGCCCGGCAGCGTCAAGGCGGGACGCTACGCCGTCTCCGTCGAGGGCCGCGGGGAGGAGTTCCGGGGCTGGCCGGTCGTGGACCTGAACGACGCGAAGCAACGACGGCTGGCGGTGGCAACGCTGGACTCGGCGACCTACGTGACGCGGAAGTTCGGAGACTTCGACCTCAAGCCAGGACAGGTGTTCAACCTCTCGTTCATCAACGACCTCTACGAGGGGCCGGACCGCGACCGCAACGCCATCGTGGATTATCTTGTCATCGAGCCCGTCCAGAGCCCCCCGCCCGTCAACCAGGCCCCGACGGTCACCCTCCAGCCCATCGACAACGGCATTCTGTTGCCGGACGTGTACGGCCACGCATCACACCTGGCCGACAACAACATCATCCTGAAAGCGGACGCCTCGGACCCGGACGGCCAGGTTGCCAAGGTCGAGTTCTACTTCGGGGCGAGCAAGATCGGCGAGGACACCACCGCCCCCTACACCTTCGTGTATCCGCGCAACCGCTACAGCGACGATACCTTCAGGGGCCCCTTCACCGCCCGGGCCGTTGACGACCAGGGGGCGGCCACCACCTCCGCGGAACAAAGCGCCGTCTTCTCCAATGCCGACTCGAGCAACGCCCTGCTCTCAGGCCCGGTGTTGCGCGCGATCAACTTCGGTGGCCCCTCCGTGCAGACCCAGCGTTACGACGTGCGGTTCGGTGGCGTGAACTTTGCCGCGGGGGACACGTCGGGGATCACGACCAACGGCACCCCCACGAGCGTGCCCGGCAGCGCGCTGGCTCCCGCCGCCGAACCCAACCGCGAGGCCCTGGTCCGCACGGCCCTCTCCCGCCCGGGAGGGCTGGAGGTGGGGGTGCCCGTTCCCCAGGCCTCCTACTCTGTCTTCCTGTGGGTGCGGGCCGAGGACGCGACGCCCTACGACATCCAGATGGAGGGCCAGACCGTCGCGCGCTTCGAGCCGGGCGCGGCGGGCCAGTGGAAGCGGCTGGGGCCCATCGGCGTCAGCGTGAGTGACGGCGTGCTGAACGTGGCGAGCACCGGCACCGCGACCGCCAACTTCTCGGCCATCGAGATTTACCGCAGGCCGCAGGCGGGGGACACGGCACCGACGGTGACCTTCACCTCCCCACCTGCCGACAGCTCGATCACCCCGGTTCCTGCCAGCCAGCCCCTGACGCTCTCGGTGGACGCCTCGGACCCGGAGGGCATCGCGAAGGTGGAGTTCTTCGCGCGCCCCTACATGTACGGTCCGGTCCAGAAAATCGGCGAGGCCACCAGTGCGCCCTACAGGGTGGTGTGGCAGAACACACCGACGGGAGGCCTGTACAGCGTCTTCGCCGTCGCCACCGACAACACTGGGGTCAACTCCAGCACGGAGGCGCGAGTGTCCTTCTCCTCTCCCTGA
- a CDS encoding long-chain-fatty-acid--CoA ligase has product MMRPWLDHYEEGVPRDCVPTNDTLPDLLRRSAEAFPERTALSFIGAATSYRELWQDVQRFAAGLQKIGVQPGERVSLMLPNSPQFVVAFFGTLLAGATVVNTSPLYVPTELEHQLQDSGSETLILLDAFYPRYQQIAARVPVQRVIVTGIQDALPFPKNVLYPLKARREGSWVNVKAGGSVYSFRGLLKGQAPAPQAVTLRPDDVALLQYTGGTTGVPKGAMLTHRNLVANAEQCRAWMTDLKPGQEVTLAAIPFFHVYGMTVGMNLSMLTGATLVLVPNARDIKMVLGQIQASGATLFPGVPTLYNAINNHPDTPNFDLTTIRACISGSAPLPLETARRFRQITGGANLVEGYGLTESSPVTHVNPIFGDQREGSIGLPIPGVDALVAGEDGNPLPSGEIGELWVSGPNIMRGYWERPDETAKVLREAHGQTWLLTGDMAVMDDDGYFRIVDRKKDLIIAGGHNIYPREVEEVLYAHPAVLEAAAVGLPDPYRGETVHAVVALKPGMTATEAEIIAHCRANLSPYKAPRSVEFRAELPKSAALKVLRRQLAEEARAALKPA; this is encoded by the coding sequence ATGATGAGGCCCTGGCTGGACCATTACGAAGAAGGTGTTCCCCGCGACTGTGTGCCGACGAATGACACCCTGCCCGACCTGCTGCGCCGCAGCGCCGAGGCCTTCCCGGAGCGCACGGCGCTGAGTTTCATCGGGGCCGCCACCAGCTACCGCGAGCTGTGGCAGGACGTGCAGCGGTTCGCGGCGGGCCTGCAAAAAATCGGTGTGCAGCCCGGCGAGCGCGTCAGCCTCATGCTGCCCAACTCGCCGCAGTTCGTCGTGGCCTTTTTCGGCACGCTGCTGGCCGGGGCGACAGTGGTGAACACCAGCCCGCTGTACGTGCCCACGGAACTGGAACACCAGCTTCAGGACAGCGGCAGCGAGACACTGATCCTGCTGGACGCCTTCTATCCGCGCTACCAGCAGATCGCCGCGCGCGTGCCGGTCCAGCGGGTGATCGTGACCGGGATTCAGGACGCACTGCCCTTTCCCAAGAACGTGCTGTACCCCCTCAAGGCCCGGCGCGAGGGGAGCTGGGTCAATGTGAAGGCGGGCGGGTCGGTCTACAGCTTCAGGGGACTGCTGAAGGGCCAGGCGCCCGCGCCGCAGGCCGTCACGCTGCGCCCGGACGACGTGGCCCTGCTGCAATACACCGGCGGCACCACCGGCGTGCCCAAGGGCGCGATGCTCACGCACCGCAACCTCGTCGCCAATGCCGAGCAGTGCCGGGCGTGGATGACCGACCTGAAGCCGGGGCAGGAGGTGACGCTGGCCGCGATTCCGTTTTTCCACGTGTACGGCATGACGGTGGGCATGAACCTCAGCATGCTGACCGGCGCGACGCTGGTGCTGGTGCCGAACGCCCGCGACATCAAAATGGTGCTGGGGCAGATCCAGGCGAGCGGGGCGACCCTCTTTCCCGGCGTGCCCACGCTGTACAACGCGATCAACAACCACCCCGACACGCCTAACTTCGACCTGACCACCATCCGCGCCTGCATCAGCGGGAGTGCGCCGCTGCCGCTGGAGACGGCGCGCCGGTTCCGGCAGATCACGGGCGGGGCGAATCTGGTGGAGGGCTACGGCCTGACCGAATCCAGCCCGGTCACGCACGTCAACCCGATCTTCGGGGACCAGCGCGAGGGCAGCATCGGCCTGCCCATCCCCGGCGTGGACGCGCTGGTGGCGGGCGAGGACGGCAACCCTTTGCCGAGCGGCGAAATCGGTGAACTGTGGGTGTCCGGCCCCAACATCATGCGGGGCTACTGGGAGCGGCCCGACGAGACGGCGAAGGTGCTGCGCGAGGCCCACGGGCAGACCTGGCTGCTGACCGGCGACATGGCGGTGATGGACGATGACGGCTACTTCCGCATCGTGGACCGCAAGAAGGACCTGATCATCGCGGGGGGGCACAACATCTACCCGCGTGAGGTGGAAGAGGTGCTGTACGCGCACCCCGCCGTGCTGGAGGCCGCCGCCGTGGGCCTGCCCGACCCGTACCGCGGCGAGACGGTTCACGCGGTGGTGGCCCTCAAACCCGGCATGACCGCGACCGAGGCGGAGATCATCGCGCACTGCCGGGCGAACCTCAGCCCCTACAAGGCGCCGCGCAGCGTGGAGTTCCGCGCGGAGCTGCCCAAGTCGGCGGCCCTCAAGGTGCTGCGCCGCCAGCTCGCGGAGGAAGCGCGGGCGGCGCTGAAACCGGCCTAG